In Bosea vestrisii, the following are encoded in one genomic region:
- a CDS encoding TspO/MBR family protein, protein MAASLIGSAVTVPQIPGWYAGLAKPAFNPPNWLFAPVWTALFALMALAAFRVLRLPNGTPGRMQALLAYHLQLALNMLWSCVFFGLNSPVGGLVVIALLLVAMVWTMRCFAALGDRLSVALFVPYLAWVSFATLLNASIWWLNR, encoded by the coding sequence GTGGCAGCTTCGCTGATCGGCAGCGCGGTGACGGTGCCGCAAATTCCTGGCTGGTATGCCGGCCTCGCCAAGCCAGCCTTCAATCCGCCGAACTGGCTGTTCGCTCCCGTCTGGACGGCTTTATTCGCATTGATGGCGCTGGCTGCTTTTCGCGTCTTGCGTCTGCCGAATGGTACGCCGGGCAGGATGCAGGCGCTGCTTGCCTACCACCTCCAGCTCGCGCTCAACATGCTCTGGTCCTGCGTGTTCTTCGGCCTGAACAGCCCGGTCGGCGGGCTCGTCGTGATCGCGCTGCTGCTGGTGGCGATGGTCTGGACGATGCGGTGTTTCGCAGCACTGGGCGACCGGCTGTCCGTGGCCCTGTTCGTACCCTACCTCGCCTGGGTCTCGTTCGCGACCCTGCTCAACGCGTCGATCTGGTGGCTGAATCGCTGA
- a CDS encoding YdcF family protein, translated as MTTLVSPRRRFLRRFLFWSCFAGGLVLVAGYVRFATALSVTEAGSPPRTDAIVVVTGGAQRIGDAISLLNADRGRRLLISGVNEKTGRDELAKLNPTAREALACCVDLDYRARNTIGNAIEARRWVRRHAFRSLLVVTSNYHMPRTLLELAHAMPGVRFVPHPVVTDQVDVSGWWRDWHAIRLLVPEYLKYLVAGVRSKLETDPETSRLSVIIGGRKPVSPKPGDQIGPEHDKRSRAPSPAHGA; from the coding sequence ATGACGACGCTCGTCTCTCCGCGGCGCCGCTTTCTTCGCCGTTTCCTGTTCTGGTCATGCTTCGCCGGCGGCCTGGTCCTGGTCGCCGGCTATGTCCGGTTCGCCACCGCGCTGTCGGTGACGGAAGCTGGCTCGCCGCCCAGGACGGACGCGATCGTCGTCGTGACCGGCGGAGCGCAGCGGATCGGCGACGCCATCAGCCTGCTCAATGCCGATCGGGGACGCCGCCTGCTGATCAGCGGCGTCAATGAGAAGACTGGCCGCGACGAACTGGCCAAGCTCAATCCGACGGCGCGCGAGGCGCTCGCCTGCTGTGTCGATCTCGATTATCGCGCCCGCAACACGATCGGCAATGCGATCGAGGCGCGGCGCTGGGTCCGGCGTCACGCTTTCCGGTCGCTGCTGGTGGTGACCTCGAACTATCATATGCCGCGCACGCTGCTCGAACTCGCGCATGCGATGCCGGGCGTGCGCTTCGTGCCGCATCCTGTGGTGACCGACCAGGTCGACGTCAGCGGCTGGTGGCGCGACTGGCACGCGATCCGCCTGCTGGTGCCGGAATACCTGAAATATCTCGTTGCCGGCGTGCGCAGCAAACTCGAGACAGACCCCGAGACCTCGCGCCTTTCCGTGATCATCGGCGGGCGGAAGCCCGTCTCGCCGAAGCCCGGCGACCAGATCGGCCCCGAGCACGACAAGCGTTCTCGGGCGCCGTCGCCGGCACACGGGGCCTGA
- a CDS encoding glycoside hydrolase family 19 protein, translating to MSMQGSPAEEAPIEEPQVPRVPDLAVTVARLARLAPIGKAELMNNIALHFERLAAEGDLRTPLRVCHFLAQAAHETDRFRTLEEKGGKKQFARYEGRADLGNTEPGDGARYHGRGIFQLTGRANYKRIGRMLNIDLEGRPELALDPRISVQIAFAYWRDRKINAAADRDDAARVTQLINGGANGLADRRQLLTTAKGIWF from the coding sequence ATGTCGATGCAGGGATCGCCAGCCGAAGAAGCGCCGATCGAGGAGCCGCAGGTTCCGCGGGTGCCGGATCTTGCCGTCACCGTCGCGCGGCTCGCCCGCCTGGCGCCGATCGGCAAGGCGGAGCTGATGAACAATATCGCCCTGCATTTCGAGCGGCTGGCTGCCGAGGGCGATCTGAGGACGCCGCTGCGAGTTTGCCATTTCCTGGCGCAGGCCGCGCACGAGACCGACCGTTTCCGCACGCTCGAGGAGAAGGGCGGGAAGAAGCAGTTCGCTCGCTACGAGGGTCGTGCCGATCTCGGCAATACCGAGCCCGGCGACGGCGCGCGCTATCACGGCCGCGGCATCTTCCAGCTGACCGGCCGGGCCAATTACAAGCGGATCGGCCGGATGCTGAACATCGATCTGGAAGGGCGGCCGGAGCTCGCGCTCGACCCGCGCATCTCGGTCCAGATCGCCTTCGCCTATTGGCGCGACCGCAAGATCAACGCCGCCGCCGACCGCGATGACGCAGCGCGCGTCACCCAGCTGATCAATGGCGGTGCCAACGGCCTCGCCGACCGCCGGCAATTGCTGACGACGGCGAAGGGAATCTGGTTCTAG
- a CDS encoding trans-sulfuration enzyme family protein, which translates to MTKRPLHPRSLAAQAMGKIDPLTKAVVPPIHLSSTYIRDEDNAYSSGFIYGRPDNETVHEAQAVLAMLEEAKAGALLFGSGMAAATAVFQALSPGDHVVASKVMYWALRSWLLTEATRWGLKIDFVESDDLAKLKAAVKPGVTKLVWIETPSNPLWTITDIAAAAEIAHAAGARLAVDSTCASPVHTRPLTLGADIVMHAATKVLNGHSDVIAGALCARQGDDFWARIKTVRKGQGGILGPFEAYLLMRGMRTLHVRQERQSASAMTLAQKLAAHPLVSRVLYPGLPQHPGHDIAARQMEGGFGFMLSVQVTGGEAAAIKSAAHVELYKRATSLGGVESLIEHRASIEGAGSPCPPDLLRLSTGIEDVDDLYADLDQALKAGHR; encoded by the coding sequence ATGACCAAGCGCCCTCTCCATCCCCGCTCGCTGGCAGCCCAGGCGATGGGCAAGATCGACCCGCTCACCAAGGCCGTGGTGCCGCCGATCCATCTCTCCAGCACCTATATCCGCGACGAGGACAACGCCTACTCATCCGGTTTCATCTATGGCCGGCCGGACAATGAGACGGTGCACGAGGCGCAAGCCGTGCTCGCCATGCTGGAGGAGGCCAAGGCCGGCGCCCTGCTGTTCGGCTCGGGCATGGCGGCCGCGACCGCCGTGTTCCAGGCGCTCTCTCCTGGCGATCACGTCGTTGCCTCCAAGGTGATGTACTGGGCGCTGCGTTCCTGGCTGCTGACCGAGGCGACGCGCTGGGGGCTGAAGATCGACTTCGTCGAGAGCGACGATCTCGCCAAGCTGAAGGCCGCCGTGAAGCCCGGCGTCACCAAGCTGGTCTGGATTGAAACGCCATCCAACCCGCTCTGGACAATCACCGATATCGCCGCCGCCGCCGAGATCGCCCATGCGGCCGGCGCCAGGCTCGCGGTCGACTCGACCTGCGCCTCGCCCGTGCACACCCGCCCGCTCACGCTCGGCGCCGACATCGTCATGCATGCGGCCACCAAGGTGTTGAACGGCCATTCCGACGTAATCGCCGGCGCGCTCTGTGCCCGGCAGGGCGACGATTTCTGGGCGCGCATCAAGACCGTGCGCAAGGGCCAGGGTGGTATCCTCGGCCCGTTCGAGGCTTATCTCTTGATGCGCGGCATGCGCACGCTCCATGTCAGGCAGGAGCGCCAGTCGGCTTCAGCCATGACACTGGCGCAGAAGCTTGCCGCCCACCCGCTGGTCTCGCGCGTACTCTATCCCGGCCTGCCGCAGCATCCCGGCCATGACATCGCGGCCCGCCAGATGGAAGGTGGCTTCGGCTTCATGCTTTCGGTCCAGGTTACCGGCGGCGAGGCGGCGGCGATTAAATCGGCCGCGCATGTCGAGCTCTACAAGCGCGCCACCTCGCTCGGCGGCGTCGAGAGCCTGATCGAGCATCGCGCCTCGATCGAGGGCGCGGGCTCACCCTGCCCGCCCGACCTGCTGCGCCTCTCGACGGGCATCGAGGATGTCGACGATCTCTACGCCGATCTCGACCAGGCTCTGAAGGCCGGGCATCGCTGA
- a CDS encoding cell division protein FtsX: MSMPEPLDMDDGEEERPRAGQRLPASLRRDQPLVPVDSVAGRALVVVIAILTFLAALSAGAALLAARASEQWRGAVANEMTIQVRPDPRRNIEQDIARAVELARAVPSVAEARAMPRAESDKLLEPWLGAGLDLVELPVPRLIVLRLSSAAANDLVAFSQALRREVPSATLDDHRLWVRRLSTMASTIILAGVAVVLLVLVAAGLAVAFATRGAMAGSRDSVEVLHFVGATDEFIAREFQTRFVALGLRGGAAGGLAAILAIALLGLLSSAWSATPEADQLQALFGAFEIGWSGYAAVVLVAAVVAAIAGLVSRLTVRHYLRAMG, encoded by the coding sequence ATGTCGATGCCTGAGCCTCTCGATATGGACGATGGGGAGGAGGAGCGCCCGCGCGCCGGCCAGCGGCTGCCGGCCAGCCTGCGCCGCGACCAGCCTTTGGTCCCGGTCGATTCGGTCGCTGGGCGCGCGCTCGTCGTCGTCATCGCCATCCTGACCTTCCTCGCTGCGCTGAGCGCCGGGGCGGCGCTGCTCGCCGCGCGCGCCTCGGAGCAATGGCGCGGTGCGGTCGCCAACGAGATGACGATCCAGGTCCGGCCCGATCCGCGCCGGAACATCGAGCAGGACATTGCGCGCGCGGTCGAGCTCGCCCGGGCTGTGCCGAGCGTGGCCGAGGCGCGGGCGATGCCGCGTGCTGAATCGGACAAGCTGCTGGAGCCCTGGCTGGGGGCAGGGCTCGATCTCGTCGAATTGCCGGTGCCGCGGCTGATCGTGCTGCGGCTCTCCTCAGCCGCCGCCAACGATCTCGTCGCCTTCAGCCAGGCACTGCGACGCGAGGTGCCGAGCGCGACGCTCGACGACCACCGGCTCTGGGTGCGCCGCCTCTCGACCATGGCCAGCACCATCATCCTGGCCGGCGTCGCGGTGGTTCTGCTCGTGTTGGTGGCGGCCGGGCTCGCGGTCGCCTTCGCCACGCGCGGGGCCATGGCGGGCAGTCGCGATTCGGTCGAGGTGCTGCATTTCGTCGGCGCAACCGACGAGTTCATCGCGCGCGAGTTCCAAACGCGCTTCGTCGCACTCGGCCTGCGTGGCGGCGCAGCCGGTGGATTGGCGGCGATCCTCGCGATCGCGTTGCTCGGCCTTTTGTCCTCGGCCTGGAGCGCTACGCCTGAAGCCGATCAGTTGCAGGCGCTGTTCGGGGCCTTCGAGATCGGCTGGTCGGGCTATGCGGCCGTCGTGCTCGTCGCGGCTGTGGTTGCGGCGATTGCGGGACTCGTCTCGCGGCTGACGGTGCGGCATTATCTGCGGGCGATGGGCTGA
- a CDS encoding zinc-ribbon domain-containing protein, protein MFSSNRIEYASFGPNGKVTDKAVAAQADSRLYATLTINRPYEAWSRMPLPLLLAWGGERIRLRTDAARSDRFWTMLIVCPNCASRYEIAEAKIGAGGRKVRCASCQTTWTIEAPQAAEARPANDILQSDLDAAIPDLPTAPSPEQTAAELEEELRRASEIDAGISAITAERAESRQPDALEQPPSRKRSWAGARNPLARLPSAAASVLVVVGIAILGLGLWQRERVVRAAPQFAALYAKIGLPVNVRGLTFSAVESELVLDPQGRFLVVTGDVTNITKGAAKVPPITVTVQAEDGKVLYSWTTEPPRTSLESAELMHFRARLASPPENGRSVQLRFGASSPNGIAALY, encoded by the coding sequence GTGTTTTCCTCAAACCGCATCGAGTACGCCTCGTTCGGCCCGAACGGCAAGGTCACCGATAAAGCGGTCGCGGCCCAAGCTGACAGCCGGCTTTACGCGACATTAACCATAAATCGACCCTATGAGGCGTGGAGCCGCATGCCGCTTCCGCTTCTGCTTGCATGGGGCGGCGAGAGGATCAGGCTCCGTACCGATGCCGCACGGAGCGACCGTTTCTGGACCATGCTGATTGTCTGCCCCAACTGCGCCAGCCGATATGAGATCGCCGAGGCCAAGATCGGGGCCGGCGGCCGCAAGGTGCGTTGTGCCAGTTGCCAAACGACCTGGACGATCGAGGCGCCGCAGGCTGCCGAAGCACGCCCGGCGAACGACATCCTGCAATCCGACCTGGATGCCGCGATCCCGGACCTTCCCACCGCTCCCAGCCCGGAACAGACCGCCGCAGAGCTGGAGGAGGAACTGCGCCGCGCCAGCGAGATCGACGCCGGCATCTCCGCGATCACGGCTGAGCGGGCCGAGTCCCGGCAGCCAGACGCATTAGAACAGCCTCCTTCTCGGAAGCGGAGCTGGGCCGGCGCCCGCAACCCGCTTGCCCGCCTGCCATCGGCTGCCGCGAGTGTCCTCGTGGTGGTAGGTATCGCCATCCTCGGACTGGGCCTCTGGCAACGCGAGCGCGTCGTGAGGGCAGCGCCGCAATTTGCCGCGCTCTACGCGAAAATCGGCTTGCCCGTGAATGTGCGCGGTCTGACCTTCAGCGCCGTGGAAAGCGAGCTGGTTCTGGACCCGCAGGGGCGCTTCCTGGTGGTCACGGGCGACGTCACCAACATCACCAAGGGCGCGGCCAAGGTGCCGCCGATCACGGTGACGGTGCAGGCCGAGGACGGCAAAGTCCTCTACAGCTGGACGACGGAGCCACCGCGCACGTCGCTGGAGTCGGCCGAGTTGATGCATTTTCGTGCCCGCCTCGCCTCGCCGCCCGAAAACGGCCGCTCGGTCCAGTTGCGCTTTGGCGCCAGTAGCCCCAACGGCATCGCCGCTCTCTACTGA
- the ftsE gene encoding cell division ATP-binding protein FtsE, translated as MGPEVLKDINFSIAPRSFQYLTGPSGAGKTTLIRLVLMALKPTRGLVNLFGQDVSRLEANTLTDFRRRMGVVFQDFRLLDHLTVYENVALPLRVIGKEEASYRAEVVELLRWVGLGERMHAVPAVLSGGEKQRAAIARALISRPQLLLADEPTGNVDPGLGRRLLRLFMELQSLGTAVVIATHDIALMELYDAPRLVLADGHLHVDA; from the coding sequence ATGGGGCCTGAGGTGCTGAAGGACATCAACTTCAGCATTGCGCCGCGCTCGTTCCAGTATCTGACCGGGCCGTCGGGAGCCGGCAAGACCACGCTGATCCGGCTGGTCTTGATGGCGCTCAAGCCGACCCGCGGCCTCGTCAATCTGTTCGGCCAGGACGTTTCGCGCCTCGAAGCCAACACGCTCACCGATTTTCGTCGCCGCATGGGCGTCGTCTTTCAGGATTTCCGGCTGCTCGACCATCTGACGGTCTATGAGAATGTCGCTTTGCCGCTGCGCGTCATCGGCAAGGAGGAGGCGAGCTATCGCGCCGAGGTCGTCGAGCTGCTGCGCTGGGTCGGGCTCGGCGAGCGCATGCATGCGGTGCCCGCCGTCCTCTCCGGCGGCGAGAAGCAGCGCGCCGCGATCGCGCGCGCCCTGATCAGCCGGCCGCAATTGCTGCTCGCCGACGAGCCGACGGGGAATGTCGATCCCGGTCTTGGCCGACGGCTGCTCCGGCTTTTCATGGAATTGCAGTCGCTGGGAACGGCAGTGGTGATCGCAACCCACGATATCGCCCTGATGGAGCTCTACGACGCACCGCGCCTCGTGCTGGCGGATGGGCATCTGCATGTCGATGCCTGA
- a CDS encoding gamma-glutamylcyclotransferase, which translates to MTAPLPPEDLWVFGYGSLIWRPGFAFVERASARLHGYHRALCIYSHVHRGTPEVPGLVLGLDRGGICRGVAFRIPAEQAEETIDYLRAREQATAVYLERRLALRLDDGRRLNAITYIADRAHEQYAGRLPEAAVLALVRQGKGVSGENPDYVRRTHEHLHEMGIHDPLLAHLVAELDRTG; encoded by the coding sequence ATGACGGCGCCGCTTCCGCCGGAAGATCTCTGGGTGTTCGGCTACGGCTCGCTGATCTGGCGCCCGGGCTTCGCCTTCGTCGAGCGTGCCAGCGCGCGCCTGCACGGCTATCATCGCGCGCTCTGCATCTATTCGCATGTCCATCGCGGCACGCCGGAAGTGCCGGGGCTGGTGCTCGGTCTCGATCGGGGCGGGATCTGCCGCGGGGTCGCCTTCCGCATTCCCGCCGAACAAGCGGAAGAGACGATCGACTATCTGCGCGCCCGGGAGCAGGCGACGGCGGTCTATCTTGAGCGCAGGCTCGCTTTACGGCTCGACGACGGACGGCGCCTCAACGCCATCACCTACATCGCCGACCGCGCGCATGAGCAATATGCCGGGCGCCTGCCGGAGGCGGCGGTGCTCGCTTTGGTGCGCCAGGGCAAGGGCGTCTCGGGCGAGAACCCGGACTATGTCCGGCGCACCCACGAGCATCTGCACGAGATGGGCATCCACGACCCGCTGCTCGCCCATCTCGTGGCCGAGCTCGACAGGACGGGGTAG
- a CDS encoding response regulator, with translation MSRILVVDDEESLRSLVARGLALDGHDCLTAGDGAEALDILMAEQGRFDLLLTDIRMPLMDGIALALAAKQQFPDLTIMLMTGYAEQRERAKSLETIVSEVMTKPFTIAELRETVLRVIERSIG, from the coding sequence ATGTCGCGCATTCTCGTGGTCGACGACGAAGAGAGCCTGCGCTCGCTGGTCGCGCGTGGCCTCGCTTTGGACGGGCACGACTGCCTGACCGCCGGCGACGGCGCCGAAGCGCTCGACATCCTGATGGCCGAGCAAGGTCGGTTCGACCTGCTGCTCACCGACATCCGCATGCCGCTGATGGATGGCATCGCGCTGGCGCTCGCCGCCAAGCAACAGTTCCCCGACCTCACCATCATGCTGATGACCGGCTATGCCGAGCAGCGCGAGCGGGCCAAGAGCCTGGAGACGATCGTCTCGGAGGTGATGACCAAGCCCTTCACCATCGCCGAACTGCGCGAGACGGTGCTGCGCGTAATCGAGCGCTCGATCGGATGA
- a CDS encoding aminotransferase class V-fold PLP-dependent enzyme has translation MTDQTALSRRTLLAALGTVALAAPALARSLPALPTNGLGTDTGYWDAVARLYSVTPDMVNLENGYWGIMAEPVKAEYKRLTDFVNFENTVYARTKIGQDLDEVRTPVAGFLGVAREEVALTRGATEALQTLIAGYNKLKPGDGVLYADLDYDSMQYAMNWLKSRRGVEVAKFDIPEPATKANVLAAYEAALKANPKTKLLLLTHISHRTGLMMPVKELAAMARARGIDVILDAAHSWGQVDFKAKDLGVDFIGFNLHKWIGAPLGVGVMYIARERLADIDTHYGDEDFKADDVRSRIHTGTPNFAAQLTVPAALALHQEVGPQAKEARYRHLRNYWVARARELKGVEIQTPDDPEMVAGITSFALTGKRSAADCNAVVVALRDQHKVMTVRRGGVAKGNTIRISPAPYLTEADLDRFIAALAVVSGNRAG, from the coding sequence ATGACCGACCAGACCGCCCTTAGCCGCCGCACGCTGCTCGCCGCCCTCGGCACCGTCGCCCTCGCCGCGCCGGCCCTCGCCCGCTCGCTCCCCGCCCTGCCCACCAATGGCCTCGGCACCGATACCGGCTACTGGGACGCGGTTGCGCGCCTCTACAGCGTAACGCCCGACATGGTGAACCTCGAGAACGGCTATTGGGGCATCATGGCCGAGCCTGTGAAGGCCGAGTACAAGCGCCTGACCGATTTCGTGAACTTCGAGAACACGGTCTACGCCCGCACCAAGATCGGCCAGGATCTCGACGAGGTCCGCACACCGGTGGCTGGATTCCTCGGCGTGGCGCGCGAGGAGGTCGCGCTGACCCGCGGCGCGACCGAGGCGCTGCAGACCCTGATCGCGGGCTACAACAAGCTCAAGCCCGGCGACGGCGTGCTCTATGCCGATCTCGACTATGATTCGATGCAGTACGCGATGAACTGGCTGAAGAGCCGGCGCGGCGTCGAGGTCGCGAAATTCGACATCCCCGAGCCCGCGACCAAGGCCAATGTGCTCGCAGCCTATGAGGCCGCGCTCAAGGCCAATCCGAAGACCAAGCTCCTGCTGCTAACCCATATCAGCCACCGCACCGGGCTGATGATGCCGGTCAAGGAGCTCGCCGCCATGGCCAGGGCGCGCGGCATCGACGTCATTCTTGACGCCGCCCATAGCTGGGGCCAGGTCGACTTCAAGGCCAAGGACCTCGGCGTCGACTTCATCGGCTTCAACCTGCACAAATGGATCGGCGCGCCGCTCGGCGTCGGCGTCATGTACATCGCCCGCGAGCGGCTGGCGGACATCGACACCCATTATGGCGACGAGGACTTCAAGGCGGACGATGTCCGCTCGCGCATCCACACCGGCACGCCGAACTTCGCCGCCCAGCTCACCGTCCCTGCCGCGCTCGCGCTACATCAGGAGGTCGGACCGCAGGCCAAGGAAGCGCGCTACCGGCACCTGCGCAACTACTGGGTCGCCCGGGCGCGCGAGCTGAAGGGCGTCGAGATCCAGACCCCGGACGATCCCGAGATGGTCGCCGGCATCACCTCCTTCGCGCTCACCGGAAAGCGCTCCGCAGCCGACTGCAACGCCGTCGTCGTGGCGCTGCGCGACCAGCACAAGGTAATGACGGTGCGTCGCGGCGGCGTCGCCAAGGGCAACACCATCCGCATCTCGCCGGCGCCCTATCTGACCGAGGCGGACCTCGACCGCTTCATCGCGGCGCTCGCGGTTGTCTCGGGCAATCGCGCCGGCTGA
- a CDS encoding lysophospholipid acyltransferase family protein, with amino-acid sequence MLLIRSLLFNVAFYLNLAFWVLAAMGTMVLPRRFLLAIAVRWGQTSLWLMRVIVGTRCEIVGTENIPPGGIIMAAKHQSTWETFALVTVFRNPVYILKRELTWLPFFGWCLIKLRMIPVDRGARSRALQEVTRRAKIELGENGRQLMIFPEGTRRPAGAEPAYKYGVTHLYTELGLPCVPVALNAGLFWPRRSLIKRPGTIRVEILPAIPPGMKKLEFHALLQERIETASNRLLADGLAELARLGVPPPVSIRQEPQPRA; translated from the coding sequence ATGCTGCTGATCCGCTCACTCCTGTTCAACGTCGCGTTCTACCTGAACCTCGCATTCTGGGTGCTCGCAGCCATGGGGACGATGGTGTTGCCGCGGCGCTTCCTGCTGGCGATCGCGGTGCGCTGGGGACAGACCTCGCTTTGGCTGATGCGGGTGATCGTCGGCACGCGCTGCGAGATCGTTGGAACTGAGAACATTCCGCCGGGCGGCATCATCATGGCGGCCAAGCACCAGTCGACCTGGGAAACCTTCGCGCTGGTGACGGTGTTCCGCAATCCCGTCTATATCCTCAAGCGCGAACTGACCTGGCTGCCCTTCTTCGGCTGGTGCCTTATCAAATTGAGGATGATCCCGGTCGACCGCGGGGCGCGCAGCCGCGCCCTGCAGGAGGTGACGCGGCGTGCCAAGATCGAGCTCGGCGAGAACGGCCGGCAGCTGATGATCTTCCCCGAGGGCACACGCCGCCCCGCCGGTGCCGAGCCAGCCTATAAATATGGCGTCACCCATCTCTATACCGAGCTCGGCCTGCCTTGCGTGCCGGTCGCGCTCAATGCCGGGCTGTTCTGGCCACGCCGCAGCCTGATCAAGCGGCCGGGCACGATCCGCGTCGAGATCCTGCCGGCGATTCCGCCCGGCATGAAAAAGCTGGAATTCCACGCCCTGCTGCAGGAACGTATCGAGACGGCGAGCAACCGGCTCCTGGCAGATGGCCTTGCCGAACTCGCCCGCCTCGGAGTGCCTCCTCCTGTCAGTATACGGCAGGAGCCTCAACCCCGCGCCTGA
- the hpt gene encoding hypoxanthine phosphoribosyltransferase, with translation MSQPQRIRVLYDEAAIAARNAEMAAEIAADSGEDLLVVAVLKGSFMFVADLIRAMHRTGMTPQVEFVHLSSYRAATISSGQVEILRDVQSDVRGRQVLLVDDILESGRTLAFAKDLLAARGAARVSTAVLLEKPAKRAVNIQADYVGFECPDYFVVGYGMDVAHSYRQLPYVGVIETADQAGLPGI, from the coding sequence ATGTCCCAGCCCCAACGTATCCGCGTTCTCTACGACGAGGCGGCCATCGCCGCCCGCAATGCCGAAATGGCTGCCGAGATCGCAGCCGATTCCGGCGAGGATTTGCTCGTCGTCGCGGTGCTGAAGGGCAGCTTCATGTTCGTCGCCGACCTGATCCGGGCCATGCATCGCACCGGCATGACCCCGCAGGTCGAATTCGTGCACCTCTCCAGCTATCGCGCCGCCACCATCTCTTCCGGCCAGGTCGAGATCCTGCGCGACGTCCAGAGCGATGTTCGCGGCAGGCAAGTGCTGCTCGTCGACGACATCCTCGAATCCGGCCGCACGCTCGCCTTCGCCAAGGACTTGCTGGCCGCGCGGGGGGCCGCTCGGGTCTCCACCGCCGTCCTGCTCGAGAAGCCGGCCAAGCGCGCTGTCAATATCCAGGCGGACTATGTCGGCTTCGAGTGCCCCGATTATTTCGTCGTCGGCTACGGCATGGACGTCGCCCATTCCTACCGCCAGTTGCCCTATGTCGGCGTGATCGAGACCGCCGACCAGGCCGGCCTGCCGGGGATCTGA